From Desulfonatronovibrio hydrogenovorans DSM 9292:
CCATCGTTGTCGGGCACCCCAAAACAGATCAGCCGGCCTATGGGTGGGTCGGGGCGCTGGATTATGCCGAGGGAGCCCTGCAGGCAAAGCCCACCCAGGTGGACGAGCAGTTTGCCGAGGTGGTCAAGTCCGGGCGGTACAAAAAGGTATCCGCCAGCTTTTACCGGCCTGATTCTCCGAGCAATCCCAGTCCCGGCGTGTGGTATTTGCGCCACGTCGGTTTTCTGGGGGCTCAGCCCCCGGCGGTCAAGGGCCTGAAGCAGGTGGAGTTTTCCGGACATGACCAGGGCGTGGTGGAGATTGAGTTCGGAGAGGCCGAGCGCACCCTGTCCAGGGTGCTGAGGGGCCTGCGGGAATGGATCATTGAGATGGCCGGAGTACGGCGCGCCGACGATATCGTGCCGGAATACCGGATCAAGGATCTGGAGATGGAACCGGAAACAGATCCGGGATTCTCCGAAAACACTGAACAGGAGGATGAGCAGTTGAGCAAAGAGGAAAAAGAAAGAATCAAACAGGAGGCCCGCCGGGAAATGGAGGCGGAGTTTGCCGAAAGGGAGCAGAAGCTCAAGGAGGCCGAGGCTGCGCGAAAGCGGGCCGAGCACGAGGACGCGGTTGATCGCCTGGTAAGCCAGGGCAAGGTGCTTCCCAGGCATAAGGACGGCCTGCTGCAGTTCATGGAGGCAACCGAATCCGCAGGGGAAGCCGTGGTGGAGTTCGGGGAAAACAAGGAGCAGCTCCAGCCTGCACAGTGGCTGAAGCGGTTCCTGGAAGACCTGCCGCAGGCTGTGGACTACTCGGAGCGCTCCGGCGATGAAGGCGGGGAATCCCCGTCCGGTAGTTACGAGACGCCGGACGGCTACAGCGTGGACCCGGACAAGGCCCGCCTGCACGGTCAGGTCCTGGAATACCAGGAAAAACACAATTGCGATTACGTCACGGCTGTAAACGCCGTGGCCAGACAGGGAGGCAAGTAAATGAGACAGTCCATGCCTATATTGACATTGAGCCTGGTCGCTGACGGGGAGGTGAAAAAGCACCGTTTTGTAGACCATGACGGCGAGCAGGTGGATACAGCTGGAGCCAAGGCCCTGGGGGTCTCCAGGACGGATGCTGATGACGGGGGTGACCTGGCGGTTGATGTTCTGGGAACCACGGTTGTCGAGGCCGGAGGGAGCTTTGACAAGGGTGCTGCGCTCAAGTCCGACGCTGACGGCAAAGCAGTGGACTCTGTTTCCGATGAGGATTTTGTCCTGGCTGAAGCCCTGGAGGAGTCCGGAGGGGACGGAGAGTTCGTGGAAGTCTTGCTGGTCAGATACCAGAAACCTGAATTCACAGAATAAAAAAAGGAGCGTTGAGAAATGACCATGAATTTAAAGCAAGTCCGGGTGGTTGACCCGATACTGACCAACGTGGCCCAGGGCTACAGCCACCCCGAGAGATCCGGGCACCTGCTTTTTCCCAGGGTGCCTGTACGCCAGCGCGGGGGGCAGATCATCGAGTTCGGGCGGGAGTCGTTCAAGAAGTACAAGACCAGGCGCGCCCCCGGGGCCAGCACCAAGCGGCTGCAGTTCGGCTACGAAGGCAAGCCCTTTGCCCTGGTCCAGGACGCCCTGGAAGGCCTGGTGCCCTGGGAGCACATGCAGGACGCCAACGAGGTCCCCGGCATAGACCTGGGCGCTGAAGCGGTAAACGAGGTGATGAACATCCTCACCCTGGCCCTGGAGATCGAGCAGGCCGAGCTGGCCACGGACAGCGGCAAATACGAGTCCAGCTCAAAAGAGACCCTGAGCGGTGACGACCAGTGGAGCCATGACGATTCGGACCCCGGCGAGGCTGTGGACGACTACAAGGAAGACGTGCGCAAGAAAGTGGGCCTCAGACCCAATGTGCTGGGGATCAACGGCAAGACCTTTGCCCGCCTTTCCAGGCACCCCAAGATCAAAGAACAGTTCAAGTACACCAGTTCGGATTCGGTTACCGCAGACATGCTGGCCCAGTATTTCAAGCTCAGGCGCGTGGCTGTTTTCGAGTCCGTGTACATGGAAGAGGGCGACGATGACATGAAGGATGTCTGGCCCAACAAGGCTGTCCTGGCCTACGTCCCCGAGCAGATCACGTCCAGGCGGCAGCCGTCGTTCGGCTACACCTACGTGTTAAACGGCCACCCCCTGACTGAGGAGCCCTACAACGAGCGCAACCAGAAGTCCTGGATCTACCCGGTGACTTATGAGCGCGTTCCCGTGCTGTCCGGGATAGATTCCGGCTATCTCATCGAAGACGTCCTGGACGATTAAGGAGGCCCAGATGCAATACACAGTAAAGACACAGATCCGGCGCGGCAAGAAAAGGCATAAGCCCGGCAGTACCATTGATCTGACCCAGAAGCAGGCTGCCCGGCTTGTTGCCGCCGGGGCGGTTGCCCCGGTGCAGGAGCCTTCCGGGAAAGCTCAGGCGGAGGCCATGACCGTGAAGCAGCTTACCGAAAAGCTGGAGGAATTGCAGGTAGAGGTTCCCACAGACGCAAAAAAAGCGGACCTGGTGGAGCTGTACCTGTCCGCGCAACCCGCAGGCCAGGAGTAGCCCATGCCTTACTGCACGGTCCAGGACCTGATCAAGCGCTTCGGTGAAAGCGAGATGATAGAGCTCACCGACCGTGAGCACTCGGGCGAGGTGGACCATGATGTGGCCCAGAGAGCTTTGGACGATGCAGCGGCCGAGGTGGACGGATACCTGGGCAGTCGTTACAGCCTGCCCCTTTCCGAGCCCCCGGCCGTTTTGTCCAGGGTTACTGCCGACATAGCCAGGTTTCGACTGCATGACACCCTGGCCACCGAGGAGGTCCGGAAGCGATACGAGGACGCCAGGCAGTTCCTGGAGCACGTGGCCAGGGGGAAGATCAGCCTGGGGGTCACTCCTCCGCCGGAGACTTCCACCGGATCGCCCAGGGTGCGCAAGGGTGTTCGGGTGTTCGGATCTGAGGACATGGAGGGCTTTTGATGCTGGCCTATGCAGAGGACGCGATAACTGATCGTCTGAAAGAGGTGCTGGGAAAATCGGTGAAGACCGTGGAGACCCTTCCCGGGCCCTGGGATGAGCAGTCCCTTGCCCTGGCCCTGCGCCAGGTGCCGGGCGTGTATGTTTACTGGGACGGCGGACGGTCCAGCAACAGGGGCAAGCGGGCCAGGATCAGCGCAGTTTACAGGATATATGCGGTTACCGGGCATGCCAGCGGCGAGCGGGAGCGCAGGCGCGGAGCGGCCCATCAGGTCGGAGCTTATGAGATTTTGCAGCAGGTAGTCCCTGCCATGTCTGGGCTGAATGCAGGCACGGGCATACTGGAATTTCAGGGAATCGCGGTTCTGTCTCCGGCAAGTGCCCAGCGCAAAGGGATTACCGTATATGAGGCGGAGTTTTTGGCTGATCTGGCCTGGCCGCCCCTGAAAGACGTGTCCGAGCTGGAGGATTTCGCAGGCTACGACGGCACGCACCAGGTGGGAGAGGCCGAATACGAGTCCAGCATAACCTACGAGGAGGAAGAATAGGATGAGCAAGGTATATTTAAAGCCCCGCAAGGGCCTCAGGGTTCGCAGGCCGGACGGCCGGCTTTTACCTGAAGCCGGGGGGCATGTGCAGATGAGTTCCTACTGGCGGCGCAGGCTGCGCGACGGGGACGTGGAAAAGGCCGCGCCTCCCAAAGCTCAGCCCAAAATCGCGGTGCAGAAAGAGGAGGGTGACAAGTAATGATAGGAGCAGGAGTTTTTAACGACATACCGGCACAGCTGCGGATTCCGGGCGTGTATATCGAGTTCG
This genomic window contains:
- a CDS encoding major capsid protein, with product MNLKQVRVVDPILTNVAQGYSHPERSGHLLFPRVPVRQRGGQIIEFGRESFKKYKTRRAPGASTKRLQFGYEGKPFALVQDALEGLVPWEHMQDANEVPGIDLGAEAVNEVMNILTLALEIEQAELATDSGKYESSSKETLSGDDQWSHDDSDPGEAVDDYKEDVRKKVGLRPNVLGINGKTFARLSRHPKIKEQFKYTSSDSVTADMLAQYFKLRRVAVFESVYMEEGDDDMKDVWPNKAVLAYVPEQITSRRQPSFGYTYVLNGHPLTEEPYNERNQKSWIYPVTYERVPVLSGIDSGYLIEDVLDD
- a CDS encoding DUF2190 family protein — its product is MPILTLSLVADGEVKKHRFVDHDGEQVDTAGAKALGVSRTDADDGGDLAVDVLGTTVVEAGGSFDKGAALKSDADGKAVDSVSDEDFVLAEALEESGGDGEFVEVLLVRYQKPEFTE
- a CDS encoding HeH/LEM domain-containing protein, whose amino-acid sequence is MQYTVKTQIRRGKKRHKPGSTIDLTQKQAARLVAAGAVAPVQEPSGKAQAEAMTVKQLTEKLEELQVEVPTDAKKADLVELYLSAQPAGQE
- a CDS encoding phage protein Gp37, giving the protein MLAYAEDAITDRLKEVLGKSVKTVETLPGPWDEQSLALALRQVPGVYVYWDGGRSSNRGKRARISAVYRIYAVTGHASGERERRRGAAHQVGAYEILQQVVPAMSGLNAGTGILEFQGIAVLSPASAQRKGITVYEAEFLADLAWPPLKDVSELEDFAGYDGTHQVGEAEYESSITYEEEE
- a CDS encoding gp436 family protein, with protein sequence MPYCTVQDLIKRFGESEMIELTDREHSGEVDHDVAQRALDDAAAEVDGYLGSRYSLPLSEPPAVLSRVTADIARFRLHDTLATEEVRKRYEDARQFLEHVARGKISLGVTPPPETSTGSPRVRKGVRVFGSEDMEGF
- a CDS encoding DUF2635 domain-containing protein — encoded protein: MSKVYLKPRKGLRVRRPDGRLLPEAGGHVQMSSYWRRRLRDGDVEKAAPPKAQPKIAVQKEEGDK
- a CDS encoding peptidase, giving the protein MEAIEIFRPGSHTAMSGEALQFGESDLRKSAEAYDPQLHEAPIVVGHPKTDQPAYGWVGALDYAEGALQAKPTQVDEQFAEVVKSGRYKKVSASFYRPDSPSNPSPGVWYLRHVGFLGAQPPAVKGLKQVEFSGHDQGVVEIEFGEAERTLSRVLRGLREWIIEMAGVRRADDIVPEYRIKDLEMEPETDPGFSENTEQEDEQLSKEEKERIKQEARREMEAEFAEREQKLKEAEAARKRAEHEDAVDRLVSQGKVLPRHKDGLLQFMEATESAGEAVVEFGENKEQLQPAQWLKRFLEDLPQAVDYSERSGDEGGESPSGSYETPDGYSVDPDKARLHGQVLEYQEKHNCDYVTAVNAVARQGGK